A single region of the Xiphophorus maculatus strain JP 163 A chromosome 3, X_maculatus-5.0-male, whole genome shotgun sequence genome encodes:
- the LOC111608053 gene encoding GSK-3-binding protein-like has translation MPSLKENLLALQQAVGPADVDALVTQIGEALQLHGAPGGNPRTGPGSCGAAAGPNLQQNPRGCCLKIRNQRGTHRTRSPYQLPSHAEPGWDQIRPWNRKRVPVRVQEEDPHRLLQELILSGNLIKEAVRRLQFSPDCRELGRAPDSLPCA, from the coding sequence ATGCCGAGTCTGAAGGAGAACCTGCTGGCGCTGCAGCAGGCCGTGGGCCCCGCGGACGTGGACGCGCTGGTCACGCAGATCGGAGAGGCGCTGCAGCTCCACGGGGCGCCGGGGGGGAACCCGCGGACCGGGCCCGGGTCCTGCGGGGCCGCGGCGGGCCcgaacctccagcagaaccccCGAGGCTGCTGCCTGAAGATCCGGAACCAGCGCGGGACCCACCGGACCCGCAGCCCGTACCAGCTGCCGAGCCACGCGGAGCCGGGCTGGGACCAGATCCGACCGTGGAACCGGAAGCGGGTCCCGGTTCGGGTCCAGGAGGAGGACCCGCACCGGCTGCTGCAGGAACTGATTCTGTCCGGGAACCTGATCAAGGAGGCGGTTCGGAGGCTGCAGTTCTCCCCGGACTGCAGGGAGCTGGGCCGGGCTCCGGACAGCCTGCCCTGCGCCTGA
- the kcnv1 gene encoding potassium voltage-gated channel subfamily V member 1, giving the protein MAGLEVFADAASLPSLNSSVFFSETPEPCARDPLNAVVVNVGGSRYILSQELLASHPDTRLGKLVCCGRDSALELCDDADFLQNEFFFDRSSQPFQYVMNFYQTGHLHVMEELCEISFLQEIEYWGIDELRINSCCRERYHRRKEQKESLDVRQEFETDEEEEDFVGVLCPGLRRRLWDILERPESSRAARTFGSLSIFFVVLSVVNMVLISLDLDQDFGVSWLGAGGPQLLDAVEYVCVLWFTGELALRFTCVRDKCRFSRSIPNVIDLLAILPFYVTLAVESLHGGSTELENVGRVVQVLRLLRTLRMLKLGRHSTGLRSLGMTIAQCYEEVGLLLLFLSVGISIFAALVFALEHDLPASTFTSVPAAWWWATTSMTTVGYGDVRPDSAAGKTLAFLCILSGILILALPIAIINDRFSACYFTLKVREAALRHADALRRLTHGLPGGGAEPTGGGANLRDAYARSVLEMLRLHRRERASTRSSGGDELWGK; this is encoded by the exons ATGGCGGGCCTGGAGGTCTTTGCTGACGCCGCCTCCCTGCCGTCTTTGAACTCCAGCGTCTTCTTCAGTGAGACGCCGGAGCCGTGCGCTAGGGACCCGCTGAACGCCGTGGTCGTCAACGTCGGGGGGAGTCGCTACATCCTGTCCCAGGAGCTGCTGGCGTCCCACCCGGACACCCGGCTGGGGAAGCTGGTCTGTTGCGGTCGAGACTCTGCGCTGGAGCTCTGCGATGACGCAGACTTCCTCCAGAATGAGTTCTTCTTCGACAGAAGCTCCCAACCCTTCCA GTATGTGATGAACTTCTACCAGACGGGTCACCTTCATGTCATGGAGGAGCTGTGTGAAATCTCCTTCCTCCAGGAGATCGAGTACTGGGGCATCGACGAACTCCGCATCAACTCCTGCTGCCGGGAACGCTACCACCGCCGAAAGGAGCAGAAAGAGTCCCTGGATGTCCGCCAGGAGTTTGAGACCGACGAAGAAGAGGAGGACTTTGTAGGTGTGCTCTGTCCAGGCCTGCGTCGGCGTCTCTGGGACATTCTGGAGAGACCGGAATCGTCTCGCGCCGCCCGAACCTTCGGCTCCCTCTCCATCTTCTTCGTGGTGCTGTCAGTCGTCAACATGGTGCTGATCTCTCTGGACCTGGACCAGGACTTCGGCGTGAGTTGGCTTGGCGCCGGCGGGCCACAGCTGCTTGACGCTGTGGAGTATGTGTGTGTCCTGTGGTTCACAGGTGAGCTGGCGCTGCGCTTCACCTGCGTCCGGGACAAGTGCCGGTTCAGCAGAAGCATCCCCAACGTGATTGACCTGCTGGCCATCCTGCCCTTCTATGTGACGCTGGCAGTGGAGAGCCTCCATGGCGGCTCCACCGAGCTGGAGAACGTGGGCCGGGTGGTCCAGGTGCTGCGCCTCCTCAGGACCCTGCGCATGCTGAAGCTGGGTCGACACTCCACAG GCCTGCGGTCTCTGGGAATGACCATCGCTCAGTGTTACGAGGAAGTTggcctgctgctcctctttctcAGCGTGGGAATCTCCATCTTCGCCGCGCTGGTGTTTGCCCTGGAGCACGACCTCCCGGCCTCCACCTTCACCAGCGTGCCGGCCGCCTGGTGGTGGGCTACCACCTCCATGACCACGGTGGGCTACGGCGACGTGCGGCCCGACTCGGCAGCGGGGAAGACGCTGGCCTTCCTCTGCATCCTGTCCGGCATCCTGATCCTGGCGCTGCCCATCGCCATCATCAACGACCGTTTCTCTGCCTGCTACTTCACCCTGAAGGTCCGGGAGGCCGCGCTGCGTCACGCCGACGCGCTCAGGAGGCTGACCCACGGCTTGCCGGGGGGCGGTGCCGAGCCCACCGGGGGCGGAGCCAACCTGAGGGACGCATACGCCCGCAGCGTCCTGGAAATGCTGCGACTGCATCGCCGAGAGCGGGCAAGCACACGCAGCAGCGGGGGCGACGAGCTGTGGGGTAAATAA